A region of Acidobacteriota bacterium DNA encodes the following proteins:
- a CDS encoding sigma-54-dependent Fis family transcriptional regulator: MPAAFPREGVPEPVPDARQPLVVVVDDEQGTLDLLTDVFTDMDLRVLTTTDPEVGLDLIRQKRPQIVFLDLNMPKIGGMQLLEMVVNFDSAIEVFLFTGDYSTSSAVEAIQKGAADYLTKPISIADLRARVGKLIEEMKVKRETFQLDGELVSSFKFEGMVARSPRMLEVFSTLRRIAPHFRTVLVGGPSGTGKELVARALHQMSPVARGPFVVCNCAGVPESLAESEWFGYVKGAFTGANQDKLGLFEHANGGTVFLDEIGETSPSLQAKLLRVLQSHEIQRVGSPVARKLDVRIVAATNRDLKQEVREKRFREDLYYRLSIVEIKLPVLAERKEDLPLLQRHFVEKFAAEYGKNIGGISRRAQNVLSRYYWPGNIRELENVIGNACMMSEGPMIDTCHLPSELLRREASEVDSPMMSLQQVERNHARRVLEMVGGNKLRAAEILGISRSTLYNLLDEVPEGSSAKGS; this comes from the coding sequence ATTCCAGCGGCTTTCCCCAGGGAAGGAGTTCCTGAACCAGTGCCAGATGCCCGCCAGCCGCTCGTCGTCGTTGTGGACGATGAGCAGGGAACCCTTGATTTACTCACCGACGTCTTTACTGACATGGATCTGCGCGTATTGACCACGACAGATCCCGAAGTAGGGCTGGATCTCATTAGGCAAAAACGGCCGCAGATTGTTTTCCTTGATCTGAACATGCCAAAAATCGGTGGCATGCAGCTTCTGGAGATGGTGGTGAATTTTGATTCTGCGATTGAAGTGTTTCTGTTCACGGGTGATTACTCTACCTCTTCGGCGGTGGAGGCGATTCAAAAGGGAGCCGCCGATTATCTTACAAAGCCGATTTCCATCGCCGATCTTCGCGCGCGCGTGGGCAAGTTGATCGAAGAGATGAAAGTCAAGCGCGAGACCTTCCAGTTGGACGGGGAACTTGTCTCATCTTTCAAATTTGAGGGGATGGTGGCTCGGAGTCCACGAATGCTCGAGGTGTTCTCTACCTTGCGCCGCATTGCTCCGCATTTCCGGACTGTTCTTGTCGGCGGTCCTTCCGGAACCGGGAAAGAGTTGGTGGCGCGGGCCTTGCATCAGATGTCGCCGGTCGCGCGTGGTCCGTTCGTAGTTTGTAACTGCGCCGGCGTCCCTGAAAGCCTTGCCGAAAGCGAGTGGTTTGGATACGTCAAAGGTGCCTTTACCGGAGCCAATCAGGACAAACTGGGGCTGTTTGAGCATGCGAATGGAGGCACGGTCTTTCTGGACGAGATCGGGGAAACCTCCCCAAGCCTTCAGGCTAAGCTGCTTCGCGTTCTGCAATCACACGAGATTCAACGCGTAGGTTCGCCTGTGGCGCGAAAGCTGGATGTGAGGATTGTCGCTGCGACGAACCGCGATCTGAAACAGGAAGTTCGTGAGAAGCGTTTTCGCGAAGACTTGTATTACCGGCTCTCGATCGTGGAGATCAAGCTTCCCGTGCTTGCTGAACGTAAAGAGGATCTACCGTTGCTGCAGCGGCATTTCGTCGAGAAGTTTGCCGCTGAATACGGCAAAAACATTGGCGGCATTAGCCGGCGCGCGCAGAACGTTCTATCGCGATATTACTGGCCGGGAAACATACGCGAATTGGAGAACGTCATTGGGAATGCGTGCATGATGTCCGAAGGGCCCATGATCGACACCTGCCATCTTCCTTCTGAACTTCTCCGTCGGGAAGCTTCGGAGGTCGACTCCCCAATGATGTCACTGCAGCAGGTCGAGCGAAACCATGCTCGTCGTGTCCTGGAGATGGTTGGTGGAAACAAGCTGCGGGCTGCCGAAATTCTGGGAATCAGCAGATCCACGCTTTATAATTTACTTGACGAGGTCCCGGAAGGAAGCTCAGCAAAGGGCTCCTGA